Genomic DNA from Sphingomonas hankookensis:
ACCCGCGGATGAGAGCATGATCAATCGTCGTCGATCAGGCGCCCGCGGCACACCCGCCAAGGTCAATGCGACCGCTGGTCTCGAGGCCAGCGAAGGAGTAAACTCGGCCAGCGTCTCGGATGGCAGTCATGAGGGCCGTACCTGGTGGATTGGATGGATATTGGGCGGCCTGCTGCTCAGCGCCGCGATGGCGGCTGCGGTCGGCCGCTTCGTCGAGCAGCGGGCCCAGGCCGAATCGCTTGCCAAGATCGAGAGCGACGCGCGGCTGCGCCAGGTCCTGCTGACCAGCGAGATCGCCCGGTTCCGTCTGTTGCCGCTGGCGCTGTCCGACGACCGCGACGTGGTGGCGGCGGTGCGCGGGGGCGATGCCGCGCGGCGCGCACTCGACCGGAAACTGGCGGCGCTGGCGCAGTCGACCTCGGCCAGCGTGATCTATGTCATCGGGCGCGACGGGCTCGCGATCGCGGCGAGCAATTGGGACGATCCGCAGAGCTTCGTCGGCAACGACTATAATTTCCGTCGCTATTATCGCGACGCAGTGCGGACCGGGGCGGGGACGCAGTTCGCGCTGGGCACGGTCAGCCGTCGTCCCGGCCTCTATCTCAGCCGCCGGACCGCCGATGGCGGCGTCGTCGTGGTGAAGCTGGAATTCGACCGGATCGAGAGCGAATGGCGCGCGGCGGGCGGCATCACCTTCGTCACCGATGCCGCCGGGGTGGTGCTGATTTCCAGCGATCCGCGCTGGCGTTTCGCGACGACGCGGCCGATCGAGCCGGCGGTCGCCGCCGCAGTGCGCGCCGATAGCGGGGCGGCGGCGCTGAAACGCCCGCCGTTCGCGATCCTCGACGATGCGCTGCGGCTGAACGGGCAGCGCGGGACGCTGCAGCATGCGGTGACGCCAGCGGGGGACGAGGGGTGGCAGGTGCATCTGGCGATGCCGCTGCCCCCGACGATCGGCAGCGCGGTGCGGACCAGCGCGCTGGCGGCGGCGGCGGTGACGCTGGCGCTGATCGGGGCGCTGTGGGGATTGCGCGAACGGTCGCGGCGCCGCGCGATGCGCACGATCGAGCTGGAGGCGGCGGTCGCCGACCGGACCAGCGCGTTGCGCACCGAAATCGAGGAGCGCGCCGCCGCGGAGGCGCGCGCGGCCGAGCTGCGCGAAGGATTGCGCCAGGCGAACCGGCTCGCCGCGCTGGGGCAGATTACTGCCAGCGTGGCGCATGAAACGGCACAGCCGGTGGCGGCGATCCGCAACTATGTCGCCGCCGCGCGCCAGTTGCTGATGCGCGGCGACATGCGCGCGGTGGACGATAATCTGGGCGCGATCGCGCGGCTGACCGACCGTATCGGGCTGGTCACCGCCGAATTGCGCGGCTTCGCGCGCAAGGGCAGCGGCACGATCGGCCCGATCCGGCTGGCGGATGTGATCGACGGCGCGCGGCTGATCCTGAAGGAACGCCTGTCCGAGGTGACGTTCGTCGTGCCGCCGATTTCGGACGAACTGATGGTGGTCGCCGGGCGGGTGCGGCTGGAGCAGGTGCTGGTCAACCTGTTGCAGAATGCGATCGAGGCGCTGGCGGCGACACCCGACCCGTGCATCGCGATCGAGCTGGAGGTCGAGGCGGAGATGGTCTCGCTGATCGTCGCCGACAACGGGCCGGGCATCGATCCGGATGTCGCCGAGCGGATCTTCACCCCGTTCGTTACCAGCCGGGAAACCGGGCTGGGGCTGGGGTTGGTGA
This window encodes:
- a CDS encoding sensor histidine kinase; amino-acid sequence: MINRRRSGARGTPAKVNATAGLEASEGVNSASVSDGSHEGRTWWIGWILGGLLLSAAMAAAVGRFVEQRAQAESLAKIESDARLRQVLLTSEIARFRLLPLALSDDRDVVAAVRGGDAARRALDRKLAALAQSTSASVIYVIGRDGLAIAASNWDDPQSFVGNDYNFRRYYRDAVRTGAGTQFALGTVSRRPGLYLSRRTADGGVVVVKLEFDRIESEWRAAGGITFVTDAAGVVLISSDPRWRFATTRPIEPAVAAAVRADSGAAALKRPPFAILDDALRLNGQRGTLQHAVTPAGDEGWQVHLAMPLPPTIGSAVRTSALAAAAVTLALIGALWGLRERSRRRAMRTIELEAAVADRTSALRTEIEERAAAEARAAELREGLRQANRLAALGQITASVAHETAQPVAAIRNYVAAARQLLMRGDMRAVDDNLGAIARLTDRIGLVTAELRGFARKGSGTIGPIRLADVIDGARLILKERLSEVTFVVPPISDELMVVAGRVRLEQVLVNLLQNAIEALAATPDPCIAIELEVEAEMVSLIVADNGPGIDPDVAERIFTPFVTSRETGLGLGLVIAQDIMTDLGGTLRLLPSERGARFALTLRRVP